One region of Oryza sativa Japonica Group chromosome 5, ASM3414082v1 genomic DNA includes:
- the LOC136356766 gene encoding prolamin PPROL 14E-like: MKIIFVFALLAIAACSASAQFDVLGQSYRQYQLQSPVLLQQQVLSPYNEFVRQQYGIAASPFLQSAVFQLRNNQVWQQLALVAQQSHYQDINIVQAIAQQLQLQQFGDLYFDRNLAQAQALLAFNVPSRYGIYPRYYGAPSTITTLGGVL, encoded by the coding sequence ATGAAGATCATTTTCGTCTTTGCTCTCCTTGCTATTGCTGCATGCAGCGCCTCTGCACAGTTTGATGTTTTAGGTCAAAGTTATAGGCAATATCAGCTGCAGTCGCCTGTCCTGCTACAGCAACAGGTGCTTAGCCCATATAATGAGTTCGTAAGGCAGCAGTATGGCATAGCGGCAAGCCCCTTCTTGCAATCAGCTGTGTTTCAACTGAGAAACAACCAAGTCTGGCAACAGCTCGCGCTGGTGGCGCAACAATCTCACTATCAGGACATTAACATTGTTCAGGCCATAGCGCAGCAGCTACAACTCCAGCAGTTTGGTGATCTCTACTTTGATCGGAATCtggctcaagctcaagctctgTTGGCTTTTAACGTGCCATCTAGATATGGTATCTACCCTAGGTACTATGGTGCACCCAGTACCATTACCACCCTTGGCGGTGTCTTGTAA
- the LOC136356592 gene encoding prolamin PPROL 14E — MKIIFVFALLAIAACSASAQFDVLGQSYRQYQLQSPVLLQQQVLSPYNEFVRQQYGIAASPFLQSAAFQLRNNQVWQQLALVAQQSHYQDINIVQAIAQQLQLQQFGDLYFDRNLAQAQALLAFNVPSRYGIYPRYYGAPSTITTLGGVL; from the coding sequence ATGAAGATCATTTTCGTCTTTGCTCTCCTTGCTATTGCTGCATGCAGCGCCTCTGCGCAGTTTGATGTTTTAGGTCAAAGTTATAGGCAATATCAGCTGCAGTCGCCTGTCCTGCTACAGCAACAGGTGCTTAGCCCATATAATGAGTTCGTAAGGCAGCAGTATGGCATAGCGGCAAGCCCCTTCTTGCAATCAGCTGCGTTTCAACTGAGAAACAACCAAGTCTGGCAACAGCTCGCGCTGGTGGCGCAACAATCTCACTATCAGGACATTAACATTGTTCAGGCCATAGCGCAGCAGCTACAACTCCAGCAGTTTGGTGATCTCTACTTTGATCGGAATCtggctcaagctcaagctctgTTGGCTTTTAACGTGCCATCTAGATATGGTATCTACCCTAGGTACTATGGTGCACCCAGTACCATTACCACCCTTGGCGGTGTCTTGTAA